Proteins encoded by one window of Aliivibrio wodanis:
- a CDS encoding membrane protein, translated as MDEWRELMSYSSSSLLCRDRVGAIIFLLVCLCYGYQTSLIPLFPGDEYEPFTARTLPYMLTFAGIFLSLLLIVSAQPDEKSGAVLGFNWKLLIGFIILMVLYGIGLTWLGFVLATSLFLLAGFYLLGERRKPILFGASFPFVTGFWLLLTKGLDIYLEPGYLFLAW; from the coding sequence ATGGATGAATGGAGAGAACTCATGTCGTACTCTAGCTCTTCTCTACTATGCCGAGATCGCGTTGGCGCAATCATTTTTTTACTGGTCTGCTTATGTTATGGCTATCAAACCAGTTTAATTCCTTTATTTCCTGGTGATGAATACGAACCCTTCACCGCTCGAACCCTACCTTACATGCTAACCTTTGCTGGTATTTTTCTTTCATTACTTCTTATTGTCTCAGCTCAACCGGATGAAAAAAGTGGTGCCGTATTAGGCTTTAACTGGAAACTGTTAATTGGATTTATCATTTTAATGGTGCTGTATGGTATTGGCTTAACATGGCTTGGTTTTGTTCTAGCTACAAGCCTATTTTTACTGGCAGGATTCTATCTTTTAGGCGAACGTCGTAAACCCATTTTATTTGGCGCCTCGTTTCCTTTTGTTACTGGATTCTGGCTACTTCTTACCAAAGGTTTGGATATCTATCTAGAACCTGGTTATCTTTTTCTTGCTTGGTAA
- the trmU gene encoding tRNA (5-methylaminomethyl-2-thiouridylate)-methyltransferase, giving the protein MSDNSQKKVIVGMSGGVDSSVSAYLLQQQGYQVEGLFMKNWEEDDNEEYCTAAEDLADAQAVCDKLGIHLHTINFASEYWDNVFEYFLEEYKAGRTPNPDILCNKEIKFKAFLEFADEVLDADFIAMGHYVRRTFPSAEEIANGAKPEMLRGLDSNKDQSYFLYTLSSDQVSRSLFPVGELEKPEVRRIAEEQDLITAKKKDSTGICFIGERKFTEFLGKYLPAQPGNIETPEGNIIGQHQGLMYHTLGQRKGLHIGGSKGGGGNEDPWFVGEKDLKRNVLIAVQGKDHPLLKSQGLLASQLHWVDRTPIKAPLSCTVKTRYRQTDIPCTIIPIDDENIKVIFDEAQIAVTPGQSAVFYSGEICLGGGIIEERI; this is encoded by the coding sequence ATGTCAGACAACAGCCAAAAGAAAGTCATCGTCGGTATGTCCGGTGGTGTAGATTCTTCAGTATCAGCCTATCTACTTCAGCAACAAGGATACCAAGTTGAAGGTCTTTTCATGAAAAACTGGGAAGAAGATGACAACGAGGAATATTGTACCGCTGCCGAAGATTTAGCCGATGCACAAGCGGTGTGTGACAAATTAGGTATTCACCTTCACACCATTAACTTTGCATCTGAATACTGGGACAACGTTTTTGAATATTTCTTAGAGGAATACAAAGCGGGCCGTACGCCAAATCCTGATATTTTATGTAATAAAGAAATCAAATTTAAAGCTTTCTTAGAATTTGCTGATGAAGTACTAGATGCAGATTTCATTGCTATGGGCCACTACGTTCGTCGTACTTTCCCAAGCGCAGAAGAAATCGCAAATGGTGCAAAACCAGAAATGCTTCGTGGTTTAGATTCAAACAAAGATCAAAGCTACTTCCTATACACATTAAGCTCAGATCAAGTATCTCGCAGCCTATTCCCTGTTGGTGAGCTTGAAAAACCTGAAGTACGCCGCATTGCTGAAGAGCAAGATTTGATCACAGCGAAGAAAAAAGATTCTACTGGTATTTGTTTTATTGGTGAACGTAAATTTACTGAATTTTTAGGCAAATACTTACCAGCACAACCAGGTAATATCGAAACCCCAGAAGGTAACATCATTGGTCAACACCAAGGTTTGATGTACCACACTTTAGGTCAACGTAAAGGGTTACACATCGGTGGCTCTAAAGGCGGCGGCGGTAACGAAGACCCATGGTTTGTTGGTGAAAAAGATTTAAAACGTAATGTGTTAATTGCCGTTCAAGGTAAAGACCACCCATTACTAAAATCTCAAGGCCTATTAGCTTCTCAACTACACTGGGTTGATCGCACTCCGATTAAAGCCCCATTGAGCTGCACGGTGAAAACACGTTACCGTCAAACTGATATCCCTTGTACCATCATCCCTATTGATGATGAAAACATTAAAGTGATTTTTGATGAAGCACAAATTGCAGTGACTCCAGGTCAGTCTGCTGTTTTCTACTCAGGTGAAATTTGCCTAGGTGGCGGCATCATCGAAGAGCGTATTTAA
- a CDS encoding UPF0274 protein, with amino-acid sequence MANTLFDRTIAFAGICQAASLVQKMAKDGHCDQAAFDTAIQSILEINPSNTLAVYGNEANLRIGLECLVRDFDNTPSGSELTRYLISLMALERKLAGHRDGMSKLGERISTIERQLEHFDIHDEQMLSNIASIYLDVISPMGPRIQVTGTPSILQQPMTQHKVRSLLLSGIRSAVLWRQTGGKRRHLIFGRKKMVEQAKIILARI; translated from the coding sequence GTGGCTAACACTTTATTTGACAGAACCATTGCATTTGCTGGCATTTGCCAAGCGGCAAGCTTAGTACAAAAAATGGCGAAAGATGGGCACTGTGATCAAGCTGCGTTTGATACTGCTATTCAATCAATATTAGAAATCAATCCAAGTAATACGCTTGCTGTTTATGGCAATGAAGCGAACTTGCGTATTGGTTTAGAATGTCTGGTTCGAGATTTTGACAATACACCATCAGGCAGTGAATTAACTCGCTACTTGATCAGTTTAATGGCGCTAGAGCGCAAACTTGCAGGCCATCGCGATGGTATGAGCAAGCTTGGTGAACGCATTAGCACTATTGAGCGTCAACTTGAACATTTTGATATTCACGATGAACAAATGCTCAGTAACATTGCCAGCATTTATTTAGATGTGATCAGCCCTATGGGCCCTCGCATCCAAGTGACTGGTACACCATCTATCTTACAACAACCGATGACACAGCATAAAGTGCGTTCCCTGCTACTTTCAGGTATTCGTTCCGCTGTATTATGGCGCCAAACAGGTGGCAAACGTCGCCATTTAATTTTTGGTCGTAAGAAAATGGTAGAGCAAGCAAAAATTATTTTAGCTCGAATTTAA
- a CDS encoding methyl-accepting chemotaxis protein → MFKSIKTRIAISAGLAIFITLSTAMFFTTVSYNKVNKEITKNVSLQLTDNIDYKLLSIANQQRAELNGLFAPVISNLQQLKSVLELSNSNQVEANILIQQFMASLHIQNKSVFAGYMVWEEKNFLQDNSELTQKATNKDGFLSPFFSPIGSDFEAIGMDSFKNRKMNQNGERIDEWHLAPFETGEQFVMEPYYYNVRGNEELITTISLPLRHNDHIVGSLGFDWSVKDFQAISQKAAKSTGLSNAIVSIVSWDGRFLSFSQDKNLVGEKIKDEFAQNWPSIQQKLKSTSTFLSDMGDYKVAVSSIETGAKPWVVMVSVPKTVLEKEITDFNQLSTELSQGALLNGLLSGFISSIIGIAIIFILAKSIGASLLELTSRFENIAQGDGDLTQRISIDSKDEIGQLAFWFNTFIEKVQHTLHNAKNTAELVSQSSMNTMAETEKSQLKLQNQVNEVTQLATAINEMSATAQEVASSALQAATAASQIQASSEDGQKIMNNAAASVEELARFINEAQEQVINLASSSNDIQKILIEIGGIAEQTNLLALNAAIEAARAGEQGRGFAVVADEVRNLASRTQSSTQEINSMLAILQQNTQGIVTVMESSQKQALETKEETLIAQKNLQEINAAILVANDMNNQIASAAEEQSSVSEEINRNVTSINEAADEVLSDMQTSLNDTAELTKESHSLAQKLSEFKTQ, encoded by the coding sequence ATGTTCAAATCAATAAAAACACGCATCGCCATTAGCGCCGGATTGGCTATATTTATCACTCTTAGTACAGCCATGTTTTTTACAACTGTCTCTTATAATAAAGTAAACAAAGAAATTACAAAAAATGTTTCATTACAGTTAACAGATAATATTGATTATAAATTATTATCAATTGCTAACCAGCAAAGAGCCGAACTTAACGGTTTATTTGCCCCTGTTATAAGTAATTTACAGCAATTAAAGTCAGTATTAGAACTCTCTAATAGTAATCAAGTCGAAGCTAACATTCTTATTCAACAATTTATGGCTTCATTACATATTCAAAATAAAAGTGTCTTTGCTGGTTATATGGTATGGGAAGAAAAGAACTTCCTTCAAGATAATTCGGAGTTAACTCAGAAAGCGACGAATAAAGATGGGTTCTTATCTCCTTTTTTCTCACCGATAGGTTCTGATTTTGAAGCTATTGGAATGGATAGCTTCAAAAATAGGAAAATGAATCAAAATGGGGAACGAATTGACGAATGGCACTTAGCTCCATTTGAAACTGGCGAACAATTTGTTATGGAACCGTATTATTATAATGTTAGAGGTAATGAAGAATTAATAACAACAATAAGTCTACCGCTACGCCACAATGATCATATTGTGGGATCACTTGGCTTTGATTGGTCAGTAAAAGACTTTCAAGCTATTAGCCAAAAAGCAGCAAAGTCAACAGGGCTTAGTAATGCCATCGTTTCGATTGTCTCTTGGGATGGGCGATTTCTCTCTTTTAGTCAAGATAAAAACTTAGTTGGAGAAAAAATCAAAGATGAATTTGCTCAAAACTGGCCATCAATTCAACAAAAACTAAAAAGCACATCTACGTTCTTAAGTGATATGGGTGATTACAAAGTTGCTGTTTCATCAATAGAAACAGGTGCTAAACCATGGGTTGTTATGGTTTCAGTTCCTAAAACAGTGCTTGAAAAAGAGATCACTGATTTTAATCAGCTGAGTACTGAACTTAGTCAGGGTGCATTATTAAATGGCTTATTAAGTGGTTTTATCTCATCAATTATTGGGATTGCTATTATTTTCATTTTAGCTAAAAGCATTGGTGCGTCTTTACTTGAGCTCACTTCTCGCTTTGAAAACATAGCACAAGGTGATGGTGATTTAACTCAACGCATTAGTATTGACTCTAAAGATGAAATTGGTCAATTGGCTTTCTGGTTCAATACTTTTATAGAAAAAGTTCAACATACACTTCATAACGCAAAAAATACGGCAGAATTAGTCTCTCAATCCTCAATGAATACCATGGCCGAAACTGAAAAATCACAATTGAAACTTCAAAATCAAGTAAATGAAGTTACTCAATTAGCAACCGCTATTAATGAAATGAGCGCAACAGCACAAGAAGTTGCTTCTTCTGCATTACAAGCTGCAACAGCAGCAAGCCAAATTCAAGCAAGTAGTGAAGATGGACAGAAAATAATGAATAATGCCGCAGCTTCTGTTGAAGAGTTGGCACGCTTCATTAATGAAGCCCAAGAGCAAGTGATTAATTTAGCTTCATCAAGCAATGATATTCAAAAAATTCTTATTGAAATCGGTGGTATTGCAGAACAAACAAACTTATTGGCATTAAATGCTGCGATTGAAGCAGCTAGAGCTGGCGAACAAGGACGTGGATTTGCTGTTGTTGCCGATGAAGTTCGTAACCTAGCAAGTCGTACACAAAGCTCAACACAAGAAATTAATAGTATGCTTGCGATATTACAACAAAATACTCAAGGTATTGTGACGGTAATGGAAAGTAGTCAAAAGCAGGCATTAGAAACTAAAGAAGAGACCTTAATTGCACAGAAAAACCTACAAGAAATTAATGCTGCAATTCTTGTAGCCAATGACATGAATAACCAAATTGCTTCAGCCGCAGAAGAGCAAAGCTCTGTCTCTGAAGAGATAAATCGCAATGTGACAAGTATTAACGAAGCCGCTGATGAAGTTCTTTCTGATATGCAAACTTCATTAAATGACACCGCAGAGCTAACAAAAGAAAGCCATTCACTAGCTCAGAAATTAAGTGAATTTAAAACTCAATAG
- a CDS encoding putative tricarboxylic transport protein, with amino-acid sequence MLDGILAGLSTAIMPTNLMMVMIGCFVGTFIGMLPGLGPISAIALMIPISYGLDPASGMILMAGVYYGAVFGGSTSSILINAPGCSSTVVTAFDGYPMAQKGQAGKALALAAYSSFTGGTLSAIMLLIAAPALAKVSLSFQSSDYFALMLVGLSAVAAFAGKGQVIKAWMMTILGLMLSTVGIDKGIGVERFTFGLTDLMDGFSFLLLAMATFALGETLMGILKPEQDTRDDEQNKMSDLGSMKITKEEFKEVAPVAVRSSILGFFTGVLPGAGATIAAFLSYGMERNLAPKDKKEEFGKGSIRGLVAPESANNAASSGSFVPLLTLGIPGSGTTAIMLGALIAYGIQPGPRLFVDHPDIFWSVIISMYFGNIVLVILNLPLIPYISKLLAVPRTVLMPMVLFFSITGVYLVSFNTVDVFIMIFIAMVAIALRLANFPLAPLLLGFILGGMMEENLRRALMISDGELSFLWERPITFSFTAIAAIVLILPMLLTFINNVIRPKFAVKS; translated from the coding sequence ATGTTAGATGGAATTTTAGCAGGCTTATCAACAGCGATTATGCCAACCAACTTGATGATGGTGATGATCGGCTGTTTTGTGGGTACATTCATCGGTATGTTACCGGGTCTTGGCCCTATTTCTGCCATTGCCTTAATGATCCCGATTAGCTACGGACTTGATCCAGCATCAGGTATGATCTTAATGGCGGGTGTTTATTATGGCGCCGTTTTTGGTGGGTCTACCTCATCAATATTGATCAATGCACCAGGCTGTTCTTCAACTGTGGTTACTGCCTTTGATGGTTATCCAATGGCACAAAAAGGTCAGGCAGGTAAAGCCCTTGCGCTTGCTGCCTACTCCTCTTTTACTGGGGGGACACTTTCAGCCATTATGCTACTGATTGCAGCCCCAGCGCTTGCCAAAGTATCTCTTAGCTTCCAATCATCAGATTACTTTGCCCTAATGTTAGTAGGCTTATCCGCTGTTGCGGCATTCGCAGGTAAAGGCCAAGTGATTAAAGCTTGGATGATGACCATTCTTGGCTTAATGCTTTCAACCGTCGGCATTGATAAAGGCATTGGTGTTGAGCGCTTTACCTTTGGCTTAACTGATTTAATGGATGGATTCAGCTTCTTATTGCTTGCAATGGCAACCTTCGCATTAGGGGAAACCTTGATGGGAATATTAAAACCAGAGCAAGACACGCGAGATGATGAACAAAATAAAATGTCTGACCTAGGCAGCATGAAAATCACCAAAGAAGAATTTAAAGAGGTTGCCCCTGTTGCTGTTCGTTCATCTATCCTTGGTTTCTTTACTGGCGTATTACCCGGAGCTGGCGCAACTATTGCGGCATTCTTAAGTTACGGAATGGAGCGAAACCTAGCACCAAAAGATAAAAAAGAAGAGTTTGGTAAAGGCAGTATCCGTGGATTAGTGGCACCTGAATCGGCAAATAACGCCGCATCAAGTGGATCATTTGTTCCCCTACTTACCTTAGGTATTCCTGGCTCTGGAACAACCGCAATCATGCTTGGTGCCTTAATCGCTTATGGTATTCAACCTGGTCCAAGACTGTTTGTCGATCACCCTGATATCTTCTGGTCAGTTATTATCTCTATGTACTTTGGTAATATCGTATTAGTGATCCTAAATTTACCGTTAATTCCATACATCTCTAAATTACTTGCTGTGCCAAGAACCGTATTGATGCCGATGGTTTTATTCTTCTCAATTACTGGGGTGTATTTAGTCTCATTTAATACCGTTGATGTATTCATCATGATCTTTATTGCGATGGTGGCAATAGCCCTGCGGCTTGCCAATTTTCCACTCGCCCCCTTACTGCTCGGATTTATATTGGGTGGCATGATGGAAGAGAATTTACGTCGAGCATTAATGATCAGTGATGGTGAGTTGAGTTTCTTGTGGGAACGTCCAATTACCTTTAGTTTCACTGCTATTGCTGCAATTGTGCTTATTCTTCCAATGCTACTGACGTTTATCAATAACGTTATCCGTCCTAAGTTTGCAGTAAAGTCATAA
- a CDS encoding putative lipoprotein, translating to MNKKLLLPLLFSIVLVGCEDANEAIDKAQDAANKAVDIAQSKLESVDFSELNIEQFGDAAVSATEFSESIDEALNADYSNPEALIEVKEHIANAYSCLVEASSESTAEGLVNKVMATISNEQAQSLIEKGVERAQDMQECVM from the coding sequence ATGAATAAAAAACTATTGTTACCTTTGTTATTTTCTATTGTTTTAGTAGGCTGTGAAGATGCAAACGAAGCGATTGATAAAGCACAAGACGCAGCAAATAAAGCAGTGGATATAGCTCAATCAAAATTAGAATCTGTGGATTTTAGTGAGTTGAACATTGAACAGTTTGGTGATGCAGCTGTATCAGCGACTGAATTTTCAGAGTCAATCGATGAAGCGTTAAATGCGGATTACAGCAACCCTGAAGCCTTAATTGAAGTGAAAGAGCATATTGCTAATGCCTATAGCTGTTTGGTTGAAGCGTCATCAGAATCCACTGCGGAAGGTCTGGTGAATAAAGTGATGGCAACCATCTCAAATGAGCAAGCGCAAAGCTTAATTGAGAAGGGAGTTGAACGCGCCCAAGATATGCAAGAGTGCGTGATGTAG
- the purB gene encoding adenylosuccinate lyase (adenylosuccinase), which produces MELSALTAVSPVDGRYGSKTISLRSIFSEYGLLKYRTVVEVRWLQKLAATQSIAEVATLSAEANQFLDNIAANFSEEDAMRIKEIERTTNHDVKAVEYFLKEKVAELPELHAINEFIHFACTSEDINNTSHALMLKEARDTVILPEIRNVIDAIKALANEYRDVPLLSRTHGQPASPSTMGKEMANVAYRMERQYKQIENVEILAKINGAVGNYNAHLSAYPDVDWHAFSEEFITESLGVNWNPYTTQIEPHDYIAELFDAIARFNTILLDFDRDVWGYIALGHFKQKTIAGEIGSSTMPHKVNPIDFENSEGNLGLANAIFSHLAQKLPVSRWQRDLTDSTVLRNLGVGCGYAIIAYTSTLKGISKLEINRAALEAELDKNWEVLAEPVQTVMRRYGIEKPYEKLKELTRGKRIDGEGMRAFIDGLEIPADEKVRLKEMTPANYIGQAIELTDKL; this is translated from the coding sequence ATGGAATTGTCAGCATTAACTGCTGTTTCACCTGTAGATGGTCGCTACGGAAGTAAAACAATTTCTCTACGCAGCATCTTTAGTGAGTACGGCTTACTAAAGTACCGCACTGTTGTTGAAGTTCGTTGGCTTCAAAAATTAGCAGCTACGCAATCGATTGCGGAAGTGGCTACATTAAGCGCAGAAGCGAATCAATTCTTAGATAATATCGCAGCTAACTTCAGTGAAGAAGACGCTATGCGTATCAAAGAAATTGAACGCACTACTAACCACGATGTTAAAGCTGTTGAATATTTCCTTAAAGAAAAAGTTGCAGAGCTTCCTGAGCTTCACGCAATTAATGAGTTCATCCACTTTGCATGTACTTCAGAAGACATCAACAACACATCTCACGCTCTAATGCTTAAAGAAGCACGTGATACTGTGATTCTTCCTGAAATCCGTAACGTTATCGATGCTATTAAAGCATTAGCTAACGAATACCGTGATGTTCCTCTTCTTTCTCGTACACACGGTCAGCCAGCTTCTCCATCTACTATGGGTAAAGAAATGGCTAACGTGGCGTACCGTATGGAACGTCAATACAAGCAAATCGAAAACGTTGAAATCTTAGCAAAAATCAACGGTGCTGTAGGTAACTATAACGCTCACCTTTCTGCTTACCCAGACGTTGATTGGCATGCATTTAGCGAAGAGTTCATCACTGAATCTCTAGGCGTTAACTGGAACCCGTACACAACTCAAATCGAACCGCATGATTACATTGCTGAGCTATTTGATGCGATTGCACGTTTCAACACTATCCTTCTTGATTTTGACCGTGACGTTTGGGGCTACATTGCTCTTGGTCACTTCAAACAAAAAACGATTGCTGGAGAAATCGGCTCTTCAACAATGCCGCATAAAGTTAACCCAATCGATTTTGAAAACTCTGAAGGTAACCTAGGTCTTGCTAACGCTATCTTTAGCCACCTAGCACAAAAACTGCCTGTATCTCGCTGGCAGCGTGACCTAACTGACTCAACGGTTCTTCGTAACCTAGGTGTTGGTTGTGGCTACGCTATCATTGCATACACGTCGACTCTAAAAGGCATTAGCAAATTAGAGATCAACCGTGCTGCACTTGAAGCTGAGCTAGATAAAAACTGGGAAGTTCTTGCAGAACCTGTACAAACAGTTATGCGTCGTTACGGCATCGAAAAGCCATACGAAAAACTAAAAGAACTGACTCGTGGTAAGCGTATCGACGGCGAAGGCATGCGTGCATTCATCGACGGTTTAGAAATCCCTGCAGATGAGAAAGTTCGTCTAAAAGAGATGACGCCAGCAAACTACATCGGTCAAGCTATCGAGCTAACTGACAAGCTGTAA
- a CDS encoding putative tricarboxylic transport protein has protein sequence MLFMLTSFKKQITASMIVATFAFSGSAIAAELEKIHFIIPGGAGGGWDMTARGTGDVLLKSDIIEQASYQNLSGGGGGKAIAHLIETAERQPDTLMVNSTPIVIRSLSGIFPQSFRDLTPVAATIADYGAIVVNKDSKYTSWEQVVADFEKDPRSVKIAGGSARGSMDHLVVAAAFKGEGFDARKVRYIAYDAGGKAMAALLSGETPLLSTGLGEVLEMSKSGQVRILAITAPKRLESAPEIPTLTEYGNETVFANWRGFFAAPGTPQAKIDEYREAFDKMYETDQWAVVRDRNGWIDNYKADKDFYAFLENQELLMGNLMRELGFLK, from the coding sequence ATGTTATTCATGCTTACTTCATTTAAAAAACAAATCACAGCCTCAATGATTGTTGCAACCTTTGCATTTTCAGGTTCAGCTATTGCAGCCGAACTTGAAAAAATTCACTTCATCATTCCTGGTGGTGCTGGTGGCGGTTGGGATATGACAGCTCGCGGTACCGGTGATGTATTGCTTAAATCAGACATCATTGAACAAGCGTCATACCAAAACCTTTCAGGTGGCGGCGGCGGTAAAGCTATTGCTCATTTAATTGAAACTGCAGAGCGCCAGCCAGATACATTAATGGTCAACTCAACGCCTATCGTGATCCGATCGTTAAGTGGTATTTTCCCACAGTCATTTCGAGACCTAACCCCAGTTGCTGCAACTATTGCCGATTATGGTGCGATTGTCGTAAATAAAGACTCTAAATATACCAGTTGGGAGCAAGTGGTTGCTGATTTTGAAAAAGACCCTCGTTCAGTAAAAATTGCAGGCGGTTCAGCTCGAGGCAGCATGGATCACCTAGTGGTTGCGGCAGCATTTAAAGGTGAAGGCTTTGATGCAAGAAAAGTACGTTACATTGCGTACGATGCCGGTGGTAAAGCAATGGCTGCACTGCTTTCAGGCGAAACACCACTACTTTCAACAGGGTTAGGTGAAGTGCTTGAAATGTCGAAAAGCGGTCAAGTTCGTATTCTTGCTATCACAGCACCTAAACGCTTAGAAAGTGCGCCAGAAATCCCAACACTAACTGAATACGGCAATGAAACCGTCTTTGCTAACTGGCGTGGTTTCTTCGCAGCACCTGGTACACCACAAGCGAAAATCGATGAGTACAGAGAAGCCTTCGATAAGATGTATGAAACGGATCAATGGGCAGTAGTACGAGATCGTAATGGTTGGATTGATAACTACAAAGCGGACAAAGACTTTTATGCTTTCCTTGAAAATCAAGAATTGCTAATGGGTAACCTAATGCGTGAGCTTGGCTTCTTAAAATAA
- a CDS encoding methyl-accepting chemotaxis protein, producing the protein MILVLIIISSCSLIFVAFNNSGKTELSFNEYDQAAVESQKYILMINRDMNYTSRLTRSIMLGDDFNKNFTKLENYIDAIDSHFANFTQAASKLRDKKVAKQLTQLAKRSEKDTMAFLNDGRQRMAAIQHVERTPEVLQDAWQGYKTGASPLANSARVSFKALVELEDSVKSTIHNSALSSIQQMKNRLLGVSVFFLILNFALILIIIKSILSSIEKAKNTVEQIQKNSDLTQRIDLNAKDEIGQLSNSIDKMLCTFQESIKTVSSTSTQLASTADGVSSITTSTSHSVNEQQRELDLVATAMNEMTSTVMEVAQNANNAESFALETDKEAQQGKQVVNSTIKTIETLAQEIERASSVINNLEHDSHQIGSILDVIKGIAEQTNLLALNAAIEAARAGEQGRGFAVVADEVRSLASRTQESTEEIQQMIEKLQQGTKTAVSVMQQSQTYANDSVNNARVAGDALAAITNSVTQISDMNTQIATAAEEQGAVAEEINTNIVNINHAAETTASGAEETSRESENVANLASDLKKIVNQFKV; encoded by the coding sequence ATGATTCTTGTTTTAATCATTATTTCAAGCTGCTCATTGATTTTTGTGGCATTTAACAATTCAGGAAAAACAGAACTGAGCTTTAACGAGTACGACCAAGCTGCTGTTGAAAGTCAAAAATACATTTTAATGATTAATCGAGACATGAATTACACCTCTCGTTTAACTCGCAGTATTATGCTTGGTGATGATTTTAATAAAAATTTCACTAAACTTGAAAATTACATTGATGCTATCGATTCACATTTTGCCAATTTCACGCAAGCAGCATCAAAGCTGAGAGATAAGAAAGTAGCTAAACAATTAACTCAGCTAGCAAAACGTTCAGAAAAAGATACGATGGCATTTTTAAATGATGGTCGCCAGCGTATGGCTGCTATTCAACATGTAGAACGCACACCAGAAGTTTTACAAGATGCTTGGCAAGGATATAAAACAGGCGCGTCACCACTAGCAAATAGTGCTCGTGTTAGCTTTAAAGCACTTGTTGAGCTAGAAGATAGCGTTAAGAGTACGATCCATAACTCAGCCTTAAGCTCGATACAACAGATGAAGAATCGTCTTCTTGGCGTTTCTGTGTTTTTTCTTATTTTAAACTTTGCTTTAATCTTGATTATCATCAAGAGCATTCTATCTAGTATAGAAAAAGCGAAAAATACCGTTGAACAGATCCAAAAAAATTCAGATTTAACTCAAAGAATCGACCTAAATGCGAAAGATGAAATTGGCCAATTGTCTAACTCTATTGATAAAATGCTGTGTACTTTCCAAGAAAGCATCAAAACAGTATCAAGCACCTCAACTCAATTAGCATCCACTGCGGATGGTGTTTCAAGTATCACCACGAGTACTTCTCATTCAGTTAATGAACAACAACGAGAGTTAGACTTAGTTGCAACAGCAATGAATGAAATGACATCAACTGTGATGGAAGTGGCTCAAAATGCAAATAACGCCGAATCTTTTGCTCTAGAAACAGATAAAGAAGCACAACAAGGCAAACAAGTCGTCAACAGCACAATTAAAACCATAGAAACCTTAGCGCAAGAGATTGAACGCGCATCTAGTGTCATTAACAACCTAGAACACGACAGTCATCAAATTGGGTCTATTCTTGATGTGATCAAAGGGATTGCAGAGCAAACTAATCTACTTGCTCTAAATGCTGCCATTGAAGCGGCACGAGCTGGCGAACAAGGTCGTGGTTTTGCTGTGGTTGCAGATGAAGTGCGTTCTCTTGCTAGCCGTACTCAAGAATCTACCGAAGAAATTCAGCAGATGATTGAAAAACTACAACAAGGTACAAAGACAGCAGTGTCTGTTATGCAACAAAGCCAAACTTACGCAAACGACAGTGTAAATAATGCTCGAGTAGCAGGTGACGCATTAGCTGCCATTACCAATTCAGTCACTCAAATCAGTGATATGAACACACAAATTGCTACTGCTGCTGAAGAGCAAGGTGCTGTTGCTGAAGAGATAAATACCAACATTGTTAATATCAACCATGCTGCAGAAACAACGGCATCAGGAGCTGAAGAAACATCTCGTGAAAGCGAAAATGTAGCTAACCTAGCTTCTGATCTTAAAAAGATTGTAAATCAATTTAAAGTATAA